Proteins co-encoded in one Rhopalosiphum maidis isolate BTI-1 chromosome 2, ASM367621v3, whole genome shotgun sequence genomic window:
- the LOC113551668 gene encoding RWD domain-containing protein 4 isoform X2 has product MDEDCSVLQEEEREALLSIYDGDEAFKQVSPTIYQYKYGEDSDNKSFLLEVEWHNNYPNEAPKINLDMFYNKHIVSSVKENIKDKISKEADHYLGESMTFTLFEFLKDFAVELVADQPDKEITESITKLSIDNDEESAKKITKKETMSKAQKRKQWDRLDSKGEKPRGYDWIDVVKHLSQTGSSKNEEN; this is encoded by the exons atggacGAAGACTGTTCAGTGCTTCAAGAAGAAGAAAGAGAAGCTTTGCTTTCTATTTATGATGGTGATGAAGCTTTTAAACAAGTATCTCCTACCATCTATCAATACAAG tatgGAGAAGATAGCGACAATAAATCCTTTCTATTGGAGGTTGAATGGCACAACAATTATCCAAATGAAGcgcctaaaataaatttagatatgTTCTACAATAAACACAT agTAAGTTcagttaaagaaaatattaaagataaaatttcaaaagagGCTGACCATTATTTGGGAGAATCTATGACATTTACTctttttgaatttcttaaagATTTTGCTGTAGAACTTGTAGCTGATCAACCGGATAAAGAAATTACTGAAAGTATAACTAAActt TCGATAGATAATGATGAAGAATCTGCAAAAAAGATAACAAAGAAAGAAACTATGAGCAAAGCTCAAAAGAGAAAACAATGGGATCGTTTAGATTCTAAAGGAGAAAAACCACGAGGATATGATTGGATAGATGTTGTTAAACATTTGTCACAAACAGGATCATCCAAG AACGAAGAGAATTGA
- the LOC113551668 gene encoding RWD domain-containing protein 4 isoform X1 — protein MDEDCSVLQEEEREALLSIYDGDEAFKQVSPTIYQYKYGEDSDNKSFLLEVEWHNNYPNEAPKINLDMFYNKHIVSSVKENIKDKISKEADHYLGESMTFTLFEFLKDFAVELVADQPDKEITESITKLSIDNDEESAKKITKKETMSKAQKRKQWDRLDSKGEKPRGYDWIDVVKHLSQTGSSKVEIST, from the exons atggacGAAGACTGTTCAGTGCTTCAAGAAGAAGAAAGAGAAGCTTTGCTTTCTATTTATGATGGTGATGAAGCTTTTAAACAAGTATCTCCTACCATCTATCAATACAAG tatgGAGAAGATAGCGACAATAAATCCTTTCTATTGGAGGTTGAATGGCACAACAATTATCCAAATGAAGcgcctaaaataaatttagatatgTTCTACAATAAACACAT agTAAGTTcagttaaagaaaatattaaagataaaatttcaaaagagGCTGACCATTATTTGGGAGAATCTATGACATTTACTctttttgaatttcttaaagATTTTGCTGTAGAACTTGTAGCTGATCAACCGGATAAAGAAATTACTGAAAGTATAACTAAActt TCGATAGATAATGATGAAGAATCTGCAAAAAAGATAACAAAGAAAGAAACTATGAGCAAAGCTCAAAAGAGAAAACAATGGGATCGTTTAGATTCTAAAGGAGAAAAACCACGAGGATATGATTGGATAGATGTTGTTAAACATTTGTCACAAACAGGATCATCCAAGGTAGAAATATCtacgtaa